Proteins from a single region of Engystomops pustulosus chromosome 5, aEngPut4.maternal, whole genome shotgun sequence:
- the SALL3 gene encoding sal-like protein 3 isoform X4, translated as MSRRKQAKPQHLKSDEDIGNTEVITDSNVPGEGPDDGDSGNESRSGSEETNVCEKCCAEFFKWTDFLEHKKTCTKNPLVLIVNDDVGAPATEEFPEPSPASSSSDHAESETAEEAAQSENNETGDIKETEKEEEPMEVETIEEKHFPNQEASNTSTPLPQIPDPSSITNYNMPNTNVTLETLQSTKVAVAQFSQNARCIGGTGAATAATAMAIPMILEQLMALQQQQIHQLQLIEQIRSQVALMNRQPLRPPLTSSVPAQNPPIPTPSQLQSFTAHQSLQLTPVVPPTLAGSVNNNQPSFENPQHTSQPASGASTPNIPCPIPCTPTDTNIPLSSNVKSSSVTPSPVPNTTTSTTHPQSSSTPPSIGHGNILTSPSSLPSPLLPQSSSSSVIFPNPLVSIAATANALDPLSALMKHRKGKPPNVSVFETKSTSEDPFFKHKCRFCAKVFGSDSALQIHLRSHTGERPFKCNICGNRFSTKGNLKVHFQRHKEKYPHIQMNPYPVPEYLDNVPTSSGIPYGMSLPPEKPVTTWLDSKPVLPTIPTSIGLQLPPTIPGVNSYGDSPSITPMNRSPQRPSPASSECNSLSPSINHTEPCMVTSAESPQSAQTATTTIPKTEPIALPPIVPRTTEQNSTGQISSPVTTAIPTLTDTTISTSLPNPALPSMPDQFKAKFPFGGLLESMQTSETSKLQQLVENIDKKMTDPNQCVICHRVLSCQSALKMHYRTHTGERPFKCKICGRAFTTKGNLKTHFGVHRAKPPLRVQHSCPICQKKFTNAVVLQQHIRMHMGGQIPNTPLPEGFQDAMDSELYDEKNLDTLSNYDDDFDDNSMDDELDMKDTANDSSKPLIPYSESSPSSPPTVISSIAALENQMKMIDSVMSTQQFIGLKTLENGSGESDRLSNDSSSAAGDLESQSAGSPAMSETSSMQVLSPAHSHSESIRSKSPHASNQEEPPELQLKTEKPDSPLPAPENEGALDLTSTNPVRPIIKEEAPFSLLFLSRERGPSQTTTSLVTSTAPAMIKMEVNGHPKPISLGEGPHLPAGIQVPAAPQTAMSPGITPMLAPPPRRTPKQHNCHSCGKTFSSASALQIHERTHTGEKPFGCTICGRAFTTKGNLKVHMGTHMWNNAPARRGRRLSVENPMALLGGDALKFSEMFQKDLAARAMNVDPSFWNQYAAAITNGLAMKNNEISVIQNGGIPQLPVSLGGSAIPPLSNMSSGMDRTLTGSSPPIISMDKVGSDSIVNRPFTRFIEENKEIGIN; from the exons atgtCTCGTCGTAAGCAAGCCAAGCCCCAGCACCTGAAATCGGACGAGGACATCGGCAACACTGAGGTGATCACTGACAGCAACG TACCCGGGGAAGGACCAGATGATGGGGATAGCGGGAATGAAAGCCGAAGTGGAAGTGAGGAGACCAATGTTTGTGAAAAATGCTGTGCTGAATTCTTCAAATGGACTGACTTCTTAGAGCACAAGAAAACTTGCACTAAAAACCCTCTTGTGCTGATTGTAAATGATGATGTAGGAGCTCCAGCCACTGAAGAGTTTCCCGAGCCATCTCCTGCAAGCTCTTCGAGTGATCACGCAGAGAGTGAGACTGCAGAGGAAGCTGCCCAGTCAGAAAATAATGAAACCGGTGATATAAAAGAAACAGAAAAGGAAGAGGAACCAATGGAGGttgaaaccattgaagaaaaacattttccaaatcaAGAAGCCTCAAACACTTCTACTCCTCTACCTCAGATACCTGACCCATCTTCCATAACTAATTACAACATGCCAAACACTAATGTTACATTAGAGACTCTTCAAAGTACAAAAGTGGCAGTTGCACAGTTTTCACAGAATGCACGGTGCATAGGTGGCACAGGTGCTGCAACTGCAGCAACAGCTATGGCAATTCCAATGATTCTGGAGCAATTGATGGCACTGCAACAACAACAGATCCATCAGCTGCAACTCATTGAACAAATACGAAGTCAGGTTGCACTGATGAACCGCCAGCCACTACGTCCTCCATTGACCTCTTCAGTTCCAGCACAAAATCCTCCAATTCCAACACCCAGTCAGCTGCAGAGCTTTACTGCACATCAAAGCCTTCAGTTAACACCTGTAGTTCCACCCACTCTTGCAGGATCAGTAAATAACAATCAACCATCATTTGAAAATCCTCAACATACATCACAGCCTGCCTCTGGGGCAAGTACCCCAAATATCCCATGTCCTATCCCTTGTACACCTACAGACACAAACATACCCTTATCAAGTAATGTTAAATCAAGTAGTGTGACCCCTAGTCCTGTGCCCAATACAACAACCAGTACTACTCATCCTCAGAGctcatctactcctccatccATTGGACATGGAAATATCCTCACCTCACCTTCCAGTTTGCCAAGCCCTCTTCTACCTCAGAGTTCTTCAAGTAGTGTGATCTTCCCTAATCCACTTGTAAGCATAGCTGCAACAGCTAATGCATTAGACCCCCTTTCTGCACTTATGAAACATCGTAAGGGAAAGCCACCCAATGTATCAGTGTTTGAGACCAAGTCCACCTCTGAGGACCCATTTTTTAAACATAAATGCAGATTTTGTGCCAAGGTCTTTGGGAGTGATAGTGCTTTACAGATCCACTTGCGCTCTCATACAGGTGAAAGGCCTTTTAAATGTAATATATGCGGAAATCGATTTTCCACAAAAGGcaatttaaaagttcattttcagAGACATAAAGAAAAGTACCCCCATATTCAGATGAATCCTTATCCTGTTCCAGAATATCTTGACAATGTCCCCACTAGTTCTGGAATCCCATATGGAATGTCTCTTCCTCCCGAAAAGCCAGTAACAACATGGTTAGATAGCAAGCCAGTATTACCAACAATTCCAACATCTATTGGGTTGCAACTTCCCCCCACAATACCAGGTGTTAACAGCTATGGTGATTCACCAAGCATTACCCCAATGAATAGATCACCTCAAAGGCCATCTCCTGCATCAAGTGAATGCAACTCTTTGTCTCCAAGCATTAATCATACTGAGCCATGCATGGTAACATCTGCAGAATCTCCACAATCTGCTCAAACAGCCACAACCACTATTCCAAAAACAGAACCAATTGCCCTCCCTCCAATAGTCCCGAGAACCACCGAACAGAATTCAACTGGACAGATATCTTCCCCTGTGACAACAGCTATTCCCACACTAACAGACACCACTATATCAACAAGCCTCCCAAATCCAGCGCTTCCATCTATGCCTGACCAGTTCAAAGCAAAATTTCCATTTGGTGGTCTTCTTGAGTCTATGCAAACATCGGAAACATCAAAATTGCAACAACTAGTTGAGAACATTGATAAAAAAATGACAGATCCAAATCAATGTGTCATTTGTCATCGAGTGCTTAGTTGTCAGAGTGCTCTTAAGATGCATTACAGAACCCATACAGGAGAGAGACCATTTAAATGCAAAATTTGTGGACGTGCTTTTACTACTAAGGGgaatttaaaaacacattttgGTGTGCATCGGGCAAAGCCTCCATTAAGAGTTCAGCATTCCTGTCCAATTTGTCAGAAAAAGTTTACCAATGCTGTGGTCCTACAGCAACATATCCGTATGCATATGGGTGGACAGATTCCAAATACCCCTTTACCTGAGGGCTTCCAAGATGCAATGGACTCTGAGCTCTATGATGAAAAGAATCTTGATACACTGAGTAATTATGATGACGATTTTGATGATAATTCTATGGATGATGAACTAGATATGAAAGACACAGCAAATGACTCTTCTAAGCCTTTAATACCATACTCCGAGTCATCACCTTCCTCACCTCCCACTGTCATTTCAAGTATTGCTGCTCTAGAAAATCAGATGAAAATGATTGACTCTGTTATGAGTACACAACAATTTATTGGCCTAAAAACCTTAGAAAATGGATCAGGGGAAAGTGATCGGTTAAGCAATGATTCTTCATCTGCTGCAGGAGATCTTGAGAGCCAAAGTGCAGGGAGTCCTGCAATGTCTGAGACTTCATCCATGCAGGTTTTGTCACCTGCACATAGTCATAGCGAAAGCATAAGATCAAAATCTCCCCATGCATCTAATCAAGAAGAGCCACCAGAACTACAGCTTAAAACAGAAAAGCCTGACAGTCCCTTGCCTGCCCCAGAAAATGAAGGTGCACTGGATCTGACATCCACCAATCCTGTGAGACCAATCATCAAAGAAGAGGCCCCTTTTAGCCTGCTGTTCCTGAGCAGAGAACGTG GTCCCAGCCAAACTACTACTAGCCTGGTCACCAGCACAGCGCCTGCCATGATCAAAATGGAAGTGAATGGTCACCCCAAGCCGATCTCATTGGGTGAAGGTCCTCACCTTCCAGCTGGAATCCAGGTTCCTGCTGCACCACAGACAGCGATGAGTCCAGGCATCACTCCTATGCTGGCACCCCCTCCACGACGAACTCCCAAGCAACACAACTGTCACTCGTGTGGGAAGACCTTCTCTTCAGCAAGTGCACTACAGATACATGAACGCACTCATACTGGTGAAAAGCCATTTGGTTGCACAATCTGTGGTAGAGCATTTACCACAAAAGGGAATCTTAAG GTTCATATGGGGACTCACATGTGGAATAATGCCCCAGCAAGACGTGGTCGTAGACTTTCTGTGGAAAACCCCATGGCTTTGCTAGGAGGAGATGCACTGAAGTTTTCTGAAATGTTTCAGAAAGATTTGGCAGCTCGAGCAATGAATGTCGACCCCAGTTTTTGGAATCAGTATGCTGCTGCTATCACAAATGGACTGGCTATGAAAAACAATGAAATTTCTGTTATACAGAATGGAGGCATCCCCCAGCTCCCAGTCAGTTTAGGTGGAAGTGCGATTCCACCTTTAAGCAACATGTCCAGTGGGATGGACAGAACACTTACTGGTAGCAGCCCCCCTATTATTAGTATGGACAAAGTGGGCTCTGATTCTATTGTAAATCGGCCATTCACAAGGTTTATTGAGGAAAACAAGGAAATTGGCATAAACTGA
- the SALL3 gene encoding sal-like protein 3 isoform X2: MSRRKQAKPQHLKSDEDIGNTEVITDSNAVPGEGPDDGDSGNESRSGSEETNVCEKCCAEFFKWTDFLEHKKTCTKNPLVLIVNDDVGAPATEEFPEPSPASSSSDHAESETAEEAAQSENNETGDIKETEKEEEPMEVETIEEKHFPNQEASNTSTPLPQIPDPSSITNYNMPNTNVTLETLQSTKVAVAQFSQNARCIGGTGAATAATAMAIPMILEQLMALQQQQIHQLQLIEQIRSQVALMNRQPLRPPLTSSVPAQNPPIPTPSQLQSFTAHQSLQLTPVVPPTLAGSVNNNQPSFENPQHTSQPASGASTPNIPCPIPCTPTDTNIPLSSNVKSSSVTPSPVPNTTTSTTHPQSSSTPPSIGHGNILTSPSSLPSPLLPQSSSSSVIFPNPLVSIAATANALDPLSALMKHRKGKPPNVSVFETKSTSEDPFFKHKCRFCAKVFGSDSALQIHLRSHTGERPFKCNICGNRFSTKGNLKVHFQRHKEKYPHIQMNPYPVPEYLDNVPTSSGIPYGMSLPPEKPVTTWLDSKPVLPTIPTSIGLQLPPTIPGVNSYGDSPSITPMNRSPQRPSPASSECNSLSPSINHTEPCMVTSAESPQSAQTATTTIPKTEPIALPPIVPRTTEQNSTGQISSPVTTAIPTLTDTTISTSLPNPALPSMPDQFKAKFPFGGLLESMQTSETSKLQQLVENIDKKMTDPNQCVICHRVLSCQSALKMHYRTHTGERPFKCKICGRAFTTKGNLKTHFGVHRAKPPLRVQHSCPICQKKFTNAVVLQQHIRMHMGGQIPNTPLPEGFQDAMDSELYDEKNLDTLSNYDDDFDDNSMDDELDMKDTANDSSKPLIPYSESSPSSPPTVISSIAALENQMKMIDSVMSTQQFIGLKTLENGSGESDRLSNDSSSAAGDLESQSAGSPAMSETSSMQVLSPAHSHSESIRSKSPHASNQEEPPELQLKTEKPDSPLPAPENEGALDLTSTNPVRPIIKEEAPFSLLFLSRERGPSQTTTSLVTSTAPAMIKMEVNGHPKPISLGEGPHLPAGIQVPAAPQTAMSPGITPMLAPPPRRTPKQHNCHSCGKTFSSASALQIHERTHTGEKPFGCTICGRAFTTKGNLKVHMGTHMWNNAPARRGRRLSVENPMALLGGDALKFSEMFQKDLAARAMNVDPSFWNQYAAAITNGLAMKNNEISVIQNGGIPQLPVSLGGSAIPPLSNMSSGMDRTLTGSSPPIISMDKVGSDSIVNRPFTRFIEENKEIGIN; encoded by the exons atgtCTCGTCGTAAGCAAGCCAAGCCCCAGCACCTGAAATCGGACGAGGACATCGGCAACACTGAGGTGATCACTGACAGCAACG CAGTACCCGGGGAAGGACCAGATGATGGGGATAGCGGGAATGAAAGCCGAAGTGGAAGTGAGGAGACCAATGTTTGTGAAAAATGCTGTGCTGAATTCTTCAAATGGACTGACTTCTTAGAGCACAAGAAAACTTGCACTAAAAACCCTCTTGTGCTGATTGTAAATGATGATGTAGGAGCTCCAGCCACTGAAGAGTTTCCCGAGCCATCTCCTGCAAGCTCTTCGAGTGATCACGCAGAGAGTGAGACTGCAGAGGAAGCTGCCCAGTCAGAAAATAATGAAACCGGTGATATAAAAGAAACAGAAAAGGAAGAGGAACCAATGGAGGttgaaaccattgaagaaaaacattttccaaatcaAGAAGCCTCAAACACTTCTACTCCTCTACCTCAGATACCTGACCCATCTTCCATAACTAATTACAACATGCCAAACACTAATGTTACATTAGAGACTCTTCAAAGTACAAAAGTGGCAGTTGCACAGTTTTCACAGAATGCACGGTGCATAGGTGGCACAGGTGCTGCAACTGCAGCAACAGCTATGGCAATTCCAATGATTCTGGAGCAATTGATGGCACTGCAACAACAACAGATCCATCAGCTGCAACTCATTGAACAAATACGAAGTCAGGTTGCACTGATGAACCGCCAGCCACTACGTCCTCCATTGACCTCTTCAGTTCCAGCACAAAATCCTCCAATTCCAACACCCAGTCAGCTGCAGAGCTTTACTGCACATCAAAGCCTTCAGTTAACACCTGTAGTTCCACCCACTCTTGCAGGATCAGTAAATAACAATCAACCATCATTTGAAAATCCTCAACATACATCACAGCCTGCCTCTGGGGCAAGTACCCCAAATATCCCATGTCCTATCCCTTGTACACCTACAGACACAAACATACCCTTATCAAGTAATGTTAAATCAAGTAGTGTGACCCCTAGTCCTGTGCCCAATACAACAACCAGTACTACTCATCCTCAGAGctcatctactcctccatccATTGGACATGGAAATATCCTCACCTCACCTTCCAGTTTGCCAAGCCCTCTTCTACCTCAGAGTTCTTCAAGTAGTGTGATCTTCCCTAATCCACTTGTAAGCATAGCTGCAACAGCTAATGCATTAGACCCCCTTTCTGCACTTATGAAACATCGTAAGGGAAAGCCACCCAATGTATCAGTGTTTGAGACCAAGTCCACCTCTGAGGACCCATTTTTTAAACATAAATGCAGATTTTGTGCCAAGGTCTTTGGGAGTGATAGTGCTTTACAGATCCACTTGCGCTCTCATACAGGTGAAAGGCCTTTTAAATGTAATATATGCGGAAATCGATTTTCCACAAAAGGcaatttaaaagttcattttcagAGACATAAAGAAAAGTACCCCCATATTCAGATGAATCCTTATCCTGTTCCAGAATATCTTGACAATGTCCCCACTAGTTCTGGAATCCCATATGGAATGTCTCTTCCTCCCGAAAAGCCAGTAACAACATGGTTAGATAGCAAGCCAGTATTACCAACAATTCCAACATCTATTGGGTTGCAACTTCCCCCCACAATACCAGGTGTTAACAGCTATGGTGATTCACCAAGCATTACCCCAATGAATAGATCACCTCAAAGGCCATCTCCTGCATCAAGTGAATGCAACTCTTTGTCTCCAAGCATTAATCATACTGAGCCATGCATGGTAACATCTGCAGAATCTCCACAATCTGCTCAAACAGCCACAACCACTATTCCAAAAACAGAACCAATTGCCCTCCCTCCAATAGTCCCGAGAACCACCGAACAGAATTCAACTGGACAGATATCTTCCCCTGTGACAACAGCTATTCCCACACTAACAGACACCACTATATCAACAAGCCTCCCAAATCCAGCGCTTCCATCTATGCCTGACCAGTTCAAAGCAAAATTTCCATTTGGTGGTCTTCTTGAGTCTATGCAAACATCGGAAACATCAAAATTGCAACAACTAGTTGAGAACATTGATAAAAAAATGACAGATCCAAATCAATGTGTCATTTGTCATCGAGTGCTTAGTTGTCAGAGTGCTCTTAAGATGCATTACAGAACCCATACAGGAGAGAGACCATTTAAATGCAAAATTTGTGGACGTGCTTTTACTACTAAGGGgaatttaaaaacacattttgGTGTGCATCGGGCAAAGCCTCCATTAAGAGTTCAGCATTCCTGTCCAATTTGTCAGAAAAAGTTTACCAATGCTGTGGTCCTACAGCAACATATCCGTATGCATATGGGTGGACAGATTCCAAATACCCCTTTACCTGAGGGCTTCCAAGATGCAATGGACTCTGAGCTCTATGATGAAAAGAATCTTGATACACTGAGTAATTATGATGACGATTTTGATGATAATTCTATGGATGATGAACTAGATATGAAAGACACAGCAAATGACTCTTCTAAGCCTTTAATACCATACTCCGAGTCATCACCTTCCTCACCTCCCACTGTCATTTCAAGTATTGCTGCTCTAGAAAATCAGATGAAAATGATTGACTCTGTTATGAGTACACAACAATTTATTGGCCTAAAAACCTTAGAAAATGGATCAGGGGAAAGTGATCGGTTAAGCAATGATTCTTCATCTGCTGCAGGAGATCTTGAGAGCCAAAGTGCAGGGAGTCCTGCAATGTCTGAGACTTCATCCATGCAGGTTTTGTCACCTGCACATAGTCATAGCGAAAGCATAAGATCAAAATCTCCCCATGCATCTAATCAAGAAGAGCCACCAGAACTACAGCTTAAAACAGAAAAGCCTGACAGTCCCTTGCCTGCCCCAGAAAATGAAGGTGCACTGGATCTGACATCCACCAATCCTGTGAGACCAATCATCAAAGAAGAGGCCCCTTTTAGCCTGCTGTTCCTGAGCAGAGAACGTG GTCCCAGCCAAACTACTACTAGCCTGGTCACCAGCACAGCGCCTGCCATGATCAAAATGGAAGTGAATGGTCACCCCAAGCCGATCTCATTGGGTGAAGGTCCTCACCTTCCAGCTGGAATCCAGGTTCCTGCTGCACCACAGACAGCGATGAGTCCAGGCATCACTCCTATGCTGGCACCCCCTCCACGACGAACTCCCAAGCAACACAACTGTCACTCGTGTGGGAAGACCTTCTCTTCAGCAAGTGCACTACAGATACATGAACGCACTCATACTGGTGAAAAGCCATTTGGTTGCACAATCTGTGGTAGAGCATTTACCACAAAAGGGAATCTTAAG GTTCATATGGGGACTCACATGTGGAATAATGCCCCAGCAAGACGTGGTCGTAGACTTTCTGTGGAAAACCCCATGGCTTTGCTAGGAGGAGATGCACTGAAGTTTTCTGAAATGTTTCAGAAAGATTTGGCAGCTCGAGCAATGAATGTCGACCCCAGTTTTTGGAATCAGTATGCTGCTGCTATCACAAATGGACTGGCTATGAAAAACAATGAAATTTCTGTTATACAGAATGGAGGCATCCCCCAGCTCCCAGTCAGTTTAGGTGGAAGTGCGATTCCACCTTTAAGCAACATGTCCAGTGGGATGGACAGAACACTTACTGGTAGCAGCCCCCCTATTATTAGTATGGACAAAGTGGGCTCTGATTCTATTGTAAATCGGCCATTCACAAGGTTTATTGAGGAAAACAAGGAAATTGGCATAAACTGA
- the SALL3 gene encoding sal-like protein 3 isoform X6: MSQTHTQEEGHSMPAPALSDGELLPGSAKAVPGEGPDDGDSGNESRSGSEETNVCEKCCAEFFKWTDFLEHKKTCTKNPLVLIVNDDVGAPATEEFPEPSPASSSSDHAESETAEEAAQSENNETGDIKETEKEEEPMEVETIEEKHFPNQEASNTSTPLPQIPDPSSITNYNMPNTNVTLETLQSTKVAVAQFSQNARCIGGTGAATAATAMAIPMILEQLMALQQQQIHQLQLIEQIRSQVALMNRQPLRPPLTSSVPAQNPPIPTPSQLQSFTAHQSLQLTPVVPPTLAGSVNNNQPSFENPQHTSQPASGASTPNIPCPIPCTPTDTNIPLSSNVKSSSVTPSPVPNTTTSTTHPQSSSTPPSIGHGNILTSPSSLPSPLLPQSSSSSVIFPNPLVSIAATANALDPLSALMKHRKGKPPNVSVFETKSTSEDPFFKHKCRFCAKVFGSDSALQIHLRSHTGERPFKCNICGNRFSTKGNLKVHFQRHKEKYPHIQMNPYPVPEYLDNVPTSSGIPYGMSLPPEKPVTTWLDSKPVLPTIPTSIGLQLPPTIPGVNSYGDSPSITPMNRSPQRPSPASSECNSLSPSINHTEPCMVTSAESPQSAQTATTTIPKTEPIALPPIVPRTTEQNSTGQISSPVTTAIPTLTDTTISTSLPNPALPSMPDQFKAKFPFGGLLESMQTSETSKLQQLVENIDKKMTDPNQCVICHRVLSCQSALKMHYRTHTGERPFKCKICGRAFTTKGNLKTHFGVHRAKPPLRVQHSCPICQKKFTNAVVLQQHIRMHMGGQIPNTPLPEGFQDAMDSELYDEKNLDTLSNYDDDFDDNSMDDELDMKDTANDSSKPLIPYSESSPSSPPTVISSIAALENQMKMIDSVMSTQQFIGLKTLENGSGESDRLSNDSSSAAGDLESQSAGSPAMSETSSMQVLSPAHSHSESIRSKSPHASNQEEPPELQLKTEKPDSPLPAPENEGALDLTSTNPVRPIIKEEAPFSLLFLSRERGSYGDSHVE, from the exons ATGTCTCAGACACACACACAAGAAGAGGGGCACTCCATGCCTGCCCCTGCCCTTTCTGATGGGGAGCTGCTCCCAGGTTCAGCCAAAG CAGTACCCGGGGAAGGACCAGATGATGGGGATAGCGGGAATGAAAGCCGAAGTGGAAGTGAGGAGACCAATGTTTGTGAAAAATGCTGTGCTGAATTCTTCAAATGGACTGACTTCTTAGAGCACAAGAAAACTTGCACTAAAAACCCTCTTGTGCTGATTGTAAATGATGATGTAGGAGCTCCAGCCACTGAAGAGTTTCCCGAGCCATCTCCTGCAAGCTCTTCGAGTGATCACGCAGAGAGTGAGACTGCAGAGGAAGCTGCCCAGTCAGAAAATAATGAAACCGGTGATATAAAAGAAACAGAAAAGGAAGAGGAACCAATGGAGGttgaaaccattgaagaaaaacattttccaaatcaAGAAGCCTCAAACACTTCTACTCCTCTACCTCAGATACCTGACCCATCTTCCATAACTAATTACAACATGCCAAACACTAATGTTACATTAGAGACTCTTCAAAGTACAAAAGTGGCAGTTGCACAGTTTTCACAGAATGCACGGTGCATAGGTGGCACAGGTGCTGCAACTGCAGCAACAGCTATGGCAATTCCAATGATTCTGGAGCAATTGATGGCACTGCAACAACAACAGATCCATCAGCTGCAACTCATTGAACAAATACGAAGTCAGGTTGCACTGATGAACCGCCAGCCACTACGTCCTCCATTGACCTCTTCAGTTCCAGCACAAAATCCTCCAATTCCAACACCCAGTCAGCTGCAGAGCTTTACTGCACATCAAAGCCTTCAGTTAACACCTGTAGTTCCACCCACTCTTGCAGGATCAGTAAATAACAATCAACCATCATTTGAAAATCCTCAACATACATCACAGCCTGCCTCTGGGGCAAGTACCCCAAATATCCCATGTCCTATCCCTTGTACACCTACAGACACAAACATACCCTTATCAAGTAATGTTAAATCAAGTAGTGTGACCCCTAGTCCTGTGCCCAATACAACAACCAGTACTACTCATCCTCAGAGctcatctactcctccatccATTGGACATGGAAATATCCTCACCTCACCTTCCAGTTTGCCAAGCCCTCTTCTACCTCAGAGTTCTTCAAGTAGTGTGATCTTCCCTAATCCACTTGTAAGCATAGCTGCAACAGCTAATGCATTAGACCCCCTTTCTGCACTTATGAAACATCGTAAGGGAAAGCCACCCAATGTATCAGTGTTTGAGACCAAGTCCACCTCTGAGGACCCATTTTTTAAACATAAATGCAGATTTTGTGCCAAGGTCTTTGGGAGTGATAGTGCTTTACAGATCCACTTGCGCTCTCATACAGGTGAAAGGCCTTTTAAATGTAATATATGCGGAAATCGATTTTCCACAAAAGGcaatttaaaagttcattttcagAGACATAAAGAAAAGTACCCCCATATTCAGATGAATCCTTATCCTGTTCCAGAATATCTTGACAATGTCCCCACTAGTTCTGGAATCCCATATGGAATGTCTCTTCCTCCCGAAAAGCCAGTAACAACATGGTTAGATAGCAAGCCAGTATTACCAACAATTCCAACATCTATTGGGTTGCAACTTCCCCCCACAATACCAGGTGTTAACAGCTATGGTGATTCACCAAGCATTACCCCAATGAATAGATCACCTCAAAGGCCATCTCCTGCATCAAGTGAATGCAACTCTTTGTCTCCAAGCATTAATCATACTGAGCCATGCATGGTAACATCTGCAGAATCTCCACAATCTGCTCAAACAGCCACAACCACTATTCCAAAAACAGAACCAATTGCCCTCCCTCCAATAGTCCCGAGAACCACCGAACAGAATTCAACTGGACAGATATCTTCCCCTGTGACAACAGCTATTCCCACACTAACAGACACCACTATATCAACAAGCCTCCCAAATCCAGCGCTTCCATCTATGCCTGACCAGTTCAAAGCAAAATTTCCATTTGGTGGTCTTCTTGAGTCTATGCAAACATCGGAAACATCAAAATTGCAACAACTAGTTGAGAACATTGATAAAAAAATGACAGATCCAAATCAATGTGTCATTTGTCATCGAGTGCTTAGTTGTCAGAGTGCTCTTAAGATGCATTACAGAACCCATACAGGAGAGAGACCATTTAAATGCAAAATTTGTGGACGTGCTTTTACTACTAAGGGgaatttaaaaacacattttgGTGTGCATCGGGCAAAGCCTCCATTAAGAGTTCAGCATTCCTGTCCAATTTGTCAGAAAAAGTTTACCAATGCTGTGGTCCTACAGCAACATATCCGTATGCATATGGGTGGACAGATTCCAAATACCCCTTTACCTGAGGGCTTCCAAGATGCAATGGACTCTGAGCTCTATGATGAAAAGAATCTTGATACACTGAGTAATTATGATGACGATTTTGATGATAATTCTATGGATGATGAACTAGATATGAAAGACACAGCAAATGACTCTTCTAAGCCTTTAATACCATACTCCGAGTCATCACCTTCCTCACCTCCCACTGTCATTTCAAGTATTGCTGCTCTAGAAAATCAGATGAAAATGATTGACTCTGTTATGAGTACACAACAATTTATTGGCCTAAAAACCTTAGAAAATGGATCAGGGGAAAGTGATCGGTTAAGCAATGATTCTTCATCTGCTGCAGGAGATCTTGAGAGCCAAAGTGCAGGGAGTCCTGCAATGTCTGAGACTTCATCCATGCAGGTTTTGTCACCTGCACATAGTCATAGCGAAAGCATAAGATCAAAATCTCCCCATGCATCTAATCAAGAAGAGCCACCAGAACTACAGCTTAAAACAGAAAAGCCTGACAGTCCCTTGCCTGCCCCAGAAAATGAAGGTGCACTGGATCTGACATCCACCAATCCTGTGAGACCAATCATCAAAGAAGAGGCCCCTTTTAGCCTGCTGTTCCTGAGCAGAGAACGTG GTTCATATGGGGACTCACATGTGGAATAA